In Planctomycetia bacterium, one DNA window encodes the following:
- a CDS encoding type II secretion system F family protein yields MSELVMLGILVAVAIGLVIYSLLPSRGERAESVRRRAMGLTGEDDAATAKERARKNAGNKSMLEMAAPILSRPMMPKSEEEQSTLRARLANAGYRRESVVTMFLASKILVGGALGLVAFLYASALGTESPQVIYYGVFGLGLGFMGPNLWLVNAIKKRGEAIRNGMPDSLDLMVVAVESGLGLDAALLRVSDEMKHVHGALAEELQIATIETQMGTSRSEALQRMAERTGVQEMRALVAVITQAEKLGTSIAQALRNQAESLRTKRRQKAEERAQKTAVKLLIPLILFIFPAIFVVLAGPAAIHIMHTFQSGALKK; encoded by the coding sequence GTGTCGGAACTGGTGATGCTGGGCATTCTGGTCGCGGTGGCCATCGGGCTGGTGATTTACTCGCTGCTGCCCAGTCGCGGGGAGCGGGCCGAGTCGGTGCGCCGGCGTGCGATGGGCCTGACGGGGGAAGATGACGCCGCGACCGCGAAAGAGCGCGCTCGCAAGAACGCCGGCAACAAGAGCATGCTGGAAATGGCGGCGCCGATTCTGTCGCGCCCGATGATGCCGAAGTCGGAGGAGGAGCAATCGACCCTTCGGGCGAGACTGGCCAACGCGGGCTACCGCCGCGAATCGGTCGTGACGATGTTCCTCGCGAGCAAAATACTGGTCGGCGGTGCGCTGGGCCTGGTGGCGTTCTTGTACGCGTCGGCCTTGGGGACCGAGTCGCCGCAGGTGATCTACTACGGAGTGTTCGGACTGGGGCTGGGCTTCATGGGGCCGAACCTGTGGCTCGTCAACGCGATCAAGAAGCGGGGCGAGGCGATTCGCAACGGCATGCCGGACTCCCTGGACCTGATGGTGGTCGCGGTAGAATCGGGTCTTGGCCTCGACGCGGCGCTGCTTCGCGTCAGCGATGAAATGAAGCACGTTCATGGCGCGCTGGCGGAGGAATTGCAGATCGCCACCATCGAGACGCAAATGGGCACCTCGCGCAGTGAAGCCTTGCAGCGCATGGCCGAGCGCACGGGCGTGCAGGAGATGCGGGCGCTCGTCGCGGTGATCACCCAGGCCGAAAAACTCGGCACGAGCATCGCCCAGGCTTTGCGCAATCAGGCCGAGAGTCTTCGCACCAAGCGTCGCCAGAAGGCCGAAGAGCGCGCCCAGAAGACGGCGGTGAAGCTGCTCATTCCGCTGATTTTGTTCATTTTTCCGGCGATTTTCGTCGTGCTGGCCGGTCCGGCGGCGATCCACATCATGCACACCTTCCAGAGCGGCGCGCTGAAGAAGTAG
- a CDS encoding type II secretion system F family protein has protein sequence MSQLIAFVDTSSIMDKVVLYALPPIGCTFLAYAIFNLVADLRKKEVKKVAERLKEGGFGDSANEVAAKESIMRRMHQAQSPFGQFIAGLAFIPRLQQWLDQANIAWPATTVMVNLLGLGSVGYICCYFLEAAQWVALSVAGGLLLLPLLVIFILRKMRMNKFMHQLPDVFELMSQALRAGHSLANSILVVSQQLPDPVGTEFARVFHEQNLGIKIEDALRDMARRVGLMDVRFFVTAVLIQRQTGGDLAEVLDNISSVIRDRIKLFGSVKALTAEGRLSGYVLLALPVFVFLLELVINPDYAQIMLDDEVGQYMLIGAGVSQVLGLALIQKIVNIKV, from the coding sequence GTGTCGCAGCTGATTGCATTTGTTGATACGTCGTCGATCATGGACAAGGTGGTGCTGTACGCGCTGCCGCCGATCGGCTGCACGTTTCTGGCCTACGCGATTTTCAATCTCGTCGCCGATCTGCGCAAGAAGGAAGTCAAGAAAGTCGCGGAGCGGTTGAAAGAGGGCGGCTTCGGCGATTCCGCAAATGAAGTGGCGGCGAAGGAATCGATCATGCGCCGGATGCACCAGGCGCAGTCACCGTTTGGACAGTTCATCGCCGGATTGGCCTTCATTCCGCGGCTTCAGCAATGGCTGGACCAGGCCAACATCGCGTGGCCGGCGACGACCGTGATGGTCAACCTGCTGGGTCTCGGATCCGTGGGGTATATCTGCTGCTACTTCCTTGAGGCCGCGCAGTGGGTGGCGCTTTCGGTGGCGGGGGGATTGTTGCTGCTGCCGCTGCTGGTGATTTTCATATTGCGCAAGATGCGGATGAACAAGTTCATGCACCAGTTGCCGGACGTATTTGAGCTGATGAGCCAGGCGCTGCGCGCGGGGCACTCGCTGGCCAACTCGATTCTGGTGGTCAGCCAGCAGTTGCCCGATCCGGTGGGCACGGAATTCGCCCGCGTCTTTCACGAACAGAACCTCGGCATCAAGATCGAGGACGCCTTGCGCGACATGGCCCGCCGCGTCGGGCTGATGGATGTGCGCTTCTTCGTGACGGCCGTACTCATTCAGCGGCAGACGGGCGGCGATCTCGCCGAGGTGCTGGATAACATCAGCAGCGTCATCCGCGACCGGATCAAGCTGTTCGGCTCGGTGAAGGCGCTGACGGCTGAAGGGCGCTTGTCGGGCTACGTGCTGCTGGCGCTGCCGGTGTTTGTGTTCCTGCTGGAGCTGGTGATCAACCCGGATTACGCGCAGATCATGCTGGACGACGAAGTGGGTCAGTACATGCTGATCGGCGCGGGGGTGAGCCAGGTGCTGGGCCTGGCGTTGATTCAGAAGATCGTCAATATCAAGGTTTAG
- a CDS encoding CpaF family protein gives MFGRAKIPVLKVPKQPETDKSAQAAPSAPPSTAPAESAAPSSAAAPASPSAPALRPSAPAPISTLANKPKERDRTDEFAEIKTRVHKKLVDTLDLAALSKRTGEDVREEVKQVIADLCQQEDALLNFNERQRLVGEILDETFGLGPLETILKDPHVSDILINGPKQVYIERKGRLQLTNITFRDNAHLMHVIDKIVSSVGRRCDEVSPMVDARLKDGSRVNAVIPPLAIDGPSMSIRRFGADPITWDDYVKFNSVTKEMVDFLRACVIAHMNIIVAGGTGSGKTTLLNNLSSFIPETDRIVTIEDAAELRLRQPHVVRLESRPANIEGKGRIAIRDLLINALRMRPDRVVVGECRGPETLDMLQAMNTGHDGSMTTIHANSVRDAVQRVETMVMMAGFDLPVKAIRQQFASAVHLVINAARLTGGPRKIMSIAEVQGMEGDAVTMQEIFKFEQLGIDASGKAYGRFIATGLRPSFLDRLKYSGAELDSSIFERRVLSTDPHAT, from the coding sequence ATGTTCGGACGCGCCAAGATACCCGTTCTGAAAGTCCCGAAGCAGCCGGAGACGGACAAGTCCGCGCAGGCAGCTCCGAGCGCGCCGCCGTCCACCGCGCCGGCGGAATCGGCCGCTCCGAGCAGCGCTGCGGCGCCTGCGTCACCGTCCGCCCCCGCGCTTCGACCGTCCGCCCCCGCGCCGATTTCGACGCTGGCGAACAAGCCGAAAGAGCGCGATCGAACCGACGAGTTCGCCGAGATTAAGACCCGGGTCCACAAGAAGCTGGTGGACACACTCGATCTCGCGGCGTTGTCGAAGCGCACCGGTGAGGACGTGCGCGAGGAAGTCAAGCAGGTCATAGCCGATCTGTGCCAGCAGGAAGACGCCCTGCTCAACTTCAACGAGCGGCAGCGGCTGGTCGGTGAAATCCTCGATGAGACATTCGGGCTGGGGCCCCTCGAGACGATCCTGAAGGACCCACACGTCAGCGATATCCTCATCAACGGTCCGAAGCAGGTGTACATCGAGCGCAAGGGCCGCCTGCAACTGACGAACATCACGTTTCGCGACAACGCGCACCTGATGCACGTGATTGACAAGATCGTGTCATCGGTCGGTCGTCGCTGCGATGAAGTTTCGCCGATGGTGGATGCGCGGTTGAAGGACGGCTCGCGCGTGAACGCCGTCATCCCGCCGCTCGCGATTGACGGACCGTCCATGTCGATTCGCCGATTCGGCGCCGATCCGATCACGTGGGATGACTACGTGAAGTTCAACTCGGTGACGAAGGAAATGGTGGACTTCCTCCGCGCCTGCGTCATCGCCCACATGAACATCATCGTAGCCGGCGGCACCGGCTCGGGTAAGACGACGCTGCTCAACAATCTGTCGTCGTTCATTCCCGAAACCGACCGCATCGTGACCATCGAGGACGCGGCCGAGCTGCGCCTGCGCCAGCCGCACGTCGTGCGTCTGGAGTCGCGCCCCGCGAACATCGAAGGCAAGGGACGCATTGCGATTCGTGACTTGCTGATCAATGCGCTGCGTATGCGGCCCGATCGCGTCGTGGTCGGCGAATGCCGCGGGCCGGAAACGCTGGACATGCTTCAGGCCATGAACACCGGCCACGACGGCTCGATGACGACGATTCACGCCAACAGCGTGCGCGACGCCGTTCAGCGCGTGGAGACGATGGTCATGATGGCCGGTTTTGACCTGCCGGTGAAAGCGATACGCCAGCAGTTCGCGTCGGCCGTGCATCTGGTCATCAACGCGGCGCGTCTGACCGGCGGGCCGCGCAAGATCATGTCCATCGCCGAAGTGCAGGGCATGGAAGGCGACGCCGTCACGATGCAGGAGATTTTCAAGTTCGAGCAGCTGGGCATCGACGCATCGGGGAAGGCATACGGGCGATTCATCGCGACGGGGTTGCGACCGAGTTTTCTGGATCGGCTCAAGTACTCCGGCGCGGAGCTGGATTCGTCGATTTTCGAGCGGCGCGTGTTAAGCACCGATCCGCATGCTACGTGA
- a CDS encoding response regulator yields MANNVRVILYTTNEAEAPELRRLVTSLPEIRIVADLDEVSLLPHALAQFPADLVIVDLDPQPALVLECVRQLRECNLEIPVFALSAQSDGAVVLRAMRAGIKEYLLKPLNLDEFREAVGRIVVNQPKTRQPGKLISIMGSSGGVGCTTVAVNLAVELAQLVGSTQKVALVDLDFRFGHCATLLDLHGQYTVADLCSTPEQLDPEMVMKALIKHESGVLVLQRPHTFAHAEIITAAHCANVLSSLQELCAYVVVDGPTRHDPGGRTVLDSADFNLLILQLLVTSVRNSDRMIQELASQGFNTDRLQFICNRLGRDSAHLDVAQVEQTLGRKFFSTIVDEWKTVSSAINLGQPILKDSDRSRVRQDLRALAMKIHCPDALESNKSNGGFLGKLLSKARSGGSSTVNSTGDAKPPTGVAAVPAT; encoded by the coding sequence ATGGCGAACAACGTACGCGTCATTTTGTATACAACCAACGAAGCCGAGGCGCCGGAGCTGCGCCGGCTCGTCACGTCCCTGCCCGAGATTCGCATCGTCGCGGACCTCGACGAGGTGAGCCTGTTGCCTCACGCGCTGGCGCAGTTTCCGGCCGACTTGGTGATCGTCGATCTCGACCCGCAGCCGGCGCTCGTGCTGGAGTGCGTGCGGCAGCTTCGCGAATGCAATCTGGAGATTCCCGTTTTTGCGTTAAGCGCGCAGTCCGACGGGGCGGTGGTCCTCCGTGCGATGCGCGCCGGCATCAAGGAATACCTTCTCAAGCCGCTGAATCTCGACGAATTTCGAGAGGCCGTCGGGCGCATCGTCGTCAACCAGCCCAAGACCCGCCAGCCGGGCAAGCTCATCAGCATCATGGGAAGTTCCGGCGGCGTGGGCTGCACCACGGTGGCCGTCAACCTGGCCGTGGAGCTGGCGCAACTGGTCGGATCAACGCAGAAGGTCGCGCTGGTGGACCTGGATTTTCGATTCGGCCACTGCGCGACGCTCCTGGACCTACACGGGCAATACACCGTGGCCGATCTCTGCTCCACGCCGGAGCAACTCGACCCGGAAATGGTGATGAAAGCGCTGATCAAACACGAGTCGGGTGTCCTCGTGCTCCAGCGACCGCATACGTTTGCTCATGCCGAAATCATCACGGCCGCTCATTGCGCAAACGTTCTAAGCAGTCTTCAGGAATTGTGCGCGTACGTGGTCGTCGATGGACCCACGAGGCATGATCCCGGCGGCCGGACCGTCCTCGATTCCGCGGATTTCAATCTGCTGATTCTTCAGCTCCTCGTCACGAGCGTTCGCAACAGCGATCGCATGATTCAGGAACTGGCCAGCCAGGGGTTCAATACCGACCGGCTCCAATTCATTTGCAATCGACTTGGCCGGGACTCCGCGCACCTGGACGTGGCGCAGGTGGAACAGACGCTCGGACGTAAGTTCTTTTCGACGATCGTAGACGAATGGAAGACGGTCAGCTCGGCGATCAACCTGGGGCAGCCGATCCTGAAGGATTCGGATCGCAGCCGCGTGCGGCAGGATCTTCGCGCGCTGGCCATGAAGATTCATTGCCCCGACGCGCTCGAATCGAACAAGTCCAACGGCGGTTTCCTCGGCAAGCTGCTTAGCAAGGCGCGGTCGGGCGGATCCTCCACAGTGAACTCAACGGGCGACGCCAAGCCACCCACCGGCGTCGCAGCCGTTCCCGCGACCTGA
- a CDS encoding VWA domain-containing protein produces MPNRSVVETRAPDPRVGGSGVWSSQQEGEIMFLNAKRRNRKLRRGSVITPGVFFGGVVGLGVAALAVDTGLMFSAKQELRNAADAAALAAASQLGTPNATTEAVVEAARIAGLNQITHQGADLVESDVVFGRATLNNGRYEFHPNQTPYDAVSVTLRRDASVADGPVSMLFGQALGVEGADLSATAVAMVVPRDIAVVIDLSGSMNDDSELRHYKEFASESSGTRPGVQINLEQVWMSLPCEKGNNGVGNGIDPQPPGNPGNVNDQPGTGPGSPNSQGGNPSPGASPTGPNGGCGGPRWGWMTGFGNAIALGSYTPVDDPGLYYIPRSATCTDADVIANITESGYSANERSALLSGSFDGTTQYYRNRVKVLLGLAGWRSKKSGGKYNGGPGNGDNKVDNNELTHVVSYPFAGGSWDAYVDYMTNSSEMRDTDPNFRYRYGIKTFVNYLLEKQANNSKCPELASAPEEPLYSVKGAVQALVDTVVDLDTDDRMSLETFAQYGYHRVDLQSPSAGQTLAEVLQQIPNNLNGMQAGHFTSITNIGAGLQLGIAELSSERARASAAKVIVLMTDGKPNVDSAGNSVGNNAPSAISWCYDRANAAKAAGMTVYVVGVGGDVDSDLCSDLASTPDHYFFADSTPDPANNNQPVYVAQLRQIFETLGGKRPVRLIQ; encoded by the coding sequence ATGCCAAACAGATCGGTCGTCGAAACCAGGGCGCCCGATCCGCGCGTCGGTGGCAGCGGTGTGTGGAGCAGTCAACAGGAGGGTGAGATCATGTTCCTGAATGCGAAGCGACGGAATCGAAAGCTGCGGCGTGGCAGCGTCATCACGCCGGGCGTCTTCTTCGGAGGAGTCGTCGGATTGGGCGTGGCGGCGCTGGCCGTCGATACCGGTCTGATGTTCTCGGCCAAGCAGGAACTTCGCAACGCGGCGGACGCGGCGGCGCTGGCGGCGGCGTCGCAGCTTGGTACGCCAAACGCGACGACGGAGGCGGTGGTCGAGGCGGCGCGCATCGCGGGGCTGAATCAGATCACCCATCAGGGTGCGGACCTGGTCGAATCGGATGTCGTGTTCGGCCGGGCGACGTTGAACAATGGCCGGTACGAGTTCCATCCGAACCAGACGCCCTACGATGCCGTTTCGGTCACGCTTCGGCGTGATGCGAGCGTCGCCGATGGTCCGGTGTCGATGCTGTTCGGGCAGGCATTGGGTGTCGAGGGCGCCGACTTGAGCGCGACGGCCGTGGCCATGGTGGTGCCGCGTGATATCGCGGTGGTGATCGACCTGTCCGGATCGATGAACGATGACAGCGAACTGCGGCACTATAAGGAGTTCGCCTCGGAGAGCAGCGGTACGCGGCCGGGCGTTCAGATTAATCTTGAACAGGTGTGGATGTCGTTGCCGTGCGAAAAGGGCAACAACGGTGTCGGCAATGGCATCGACCCGCAGCCGCCGGGCAATCCAGGAAACGTGAACGACCAGCCCGGTACCGGCCCTGGTTCGCCGAACAGTCAGGGAGGCAACCCCAGTCCTGGGGCGAGTCCCACAGGGCCCAATGGTGGATGCGGCGGCCCGCGCTGGGGATGGATGACGGGCTTTGGAAACGCCATCGCGCTGGGAAGTTATACGCCTGTCGATGATCCGGGTTTGTATTACATACCTCGGAGCGCCACGTGCACCGATGCGGACGTGATCGCGAACATCACCGAATCGGGGTACAGCGCGAACGAGCGCTCGGCGCTGCTTTCCGGCAGCTTTGATGGTACGACACAGTATTACCGAAATCGGGTCAAGGTGCTGCTCGGTCTGGCGGGCTGGAGGAGCAAGAAGTCCGGCGGCAAGTACAACGGCGGTCCCGGCAACGGGGACAACAAGGTGGACAACAACGAGCTGACGCATGTTGTTTCGTACCCGTTTGCCGGCGGAAGCTGGGACGCGTACGTGGATTACATGACCAACTCGTCGGAGATGCGGGACACCGATCCGAACTTTCGTTACCGGTATGGCATCAAGACTTTTGTAAACTATCTACTGGAGAAGCAGGCGAACAACTCGAAATGCCCGGAGCTGGCCTCCGCGCCGGAGGAGCCGCTCTACTCCGTGAAGGGCGCCGTGCAAGCGCTGGTGGACACGGTCGTGGACCTGGATACGGATGATCGCATGTCGCTCGAGACGTTCGCACAATACGGCTACCATCGTGTTGATCTGCAATCGCCATCGGCCGGGCAGACGCTCGCCGAAGTCCTTCAGCAGATTCCCAACAATCTGAACGGCATGCAGGCCGGGCATTTCACGTCGATCACCAACATCGGCGCGGGGCTGCAACTGGGCATCGCGGAGTTGAGCAGCGAGCGGGCACGTGCCAGCGCCGCAAAGGTCATTGTGCTGATGACCGACGGCAAGCCAAACGTTGACAGCGCCGGCAACAGCGTCGGCAACAACGCGCCGTCGGCGATCAGTTGGTGCTATGACCGCGCCAACGCGGCCAAGGCGGCGGGCATGACGGTGTACGTCGTGGGCGTCGGCGGCGACGTCGACTCCGATCTGTGCAGCGACTTGGCCAGCACGCCGGATCACTACTTCTTCGCCGATTCGACGCCCGATCCGGCGAACAACAACCAACCGGTGTACGTCGCCCAGTTGCGGCAGATTTTCGAAACACTCGGCGGCAAGCGGCCGGTCCGCTTAATTCAGTGA
- a CDS encoding type II and III secretion system protein family protein, with the protein MNRSTDGMNQVRPDAPRKVSPLKQLTTQLAAIGLIALATGPFVRGEEPPSGSRQVVTNRPLSLPVDESSSVAPAARERVVLAQAGPVRTVQDASRRPAAGQSGGAESSGDALIESINVSRRQVEHLTVGKNASLLINTKVNVDSVQIADPTVADVVLTSPRQIVVAGKSFGTTQLVLRAGAEERTFHVTCELDLLPLEGMIKNISPQSEVTPRSINGNIVLTGNVPDSETAERIGEMATMVQGSAVQNHLNVVGNQQVMLRVVVAEVNKEAMRQLGINWAIGGSDWTRDFFLANNLGQLNPTNISNNGVTNMVVKNSLGGQLTYAYNPVQTGPNTNITFGFPRAELQFFLNALRENNLSRVLAEPNLVAISGQTATFLAGGEVPIPVTQGGAVAGAVTIEYKEFGVRLAFNPTVMEGQLVRIHVMTEFSDAIPGASVVGGLPVFTFTTRRVESTVECGNGQTFAVGGLLSERVQALASKIPGLGDIPVLGTLFSSTEYQRANTELVILVTPQLVEPMDPQQVPPVPGQLMTHPNDFELFVLQQLEGTPRERPEPDGVPREHFDVKSRPQASAGWPSSQLALVGPWGLSEGDE; encoded by the coding sequence ATGAACCGATCCACGGATGGAATGAACCAGGTCCGGCCTGATGCACCACGGAAGGTGTCGCCCCTGAAGCAATTGACGACGCAGTTGGCGGCCATTGGGCTGATTGCCCTTGCGACCGGCCCATTTGTTCGCGGTGAGGAGCCGCCAAGCGGTTCGCGCCAGGTCGTTACGAACCGGCCGCTCTCGTTGCCCGTTGATGAATCGTCTTCGGTTGCGCCTGCCGCGCGCGAGCGTGTGGTGCTGGCGCAGGCCGGACCGGTGCGAACGGTGCAGGATGCGTCGCGTCGGCCGGCGGCGGGTCAGTCCGGCGGCGCCGAGTCGTCGGGTGATGCGCTGATCGAGTCCATCAACGTATCGCGCCGGCAGGTGGAGCATTTGACGGTCGGCAAGAATGCGTCGCTGCTGATTAATACGAAAGTCAACGTGGACAGCGTTCAGATTGCCGATCCGACGGTGGCGGACGTCGTGCTGACGTCTCCGCGGCAGATCGTGGTGGCGGGCAAATCGTTCGGTACGACGCAGCTCGTGTTGCGTGCCGGGGCGGAAGAACGAACGTTCCACGTTACCTGCGAATTGGATCTGCTCCCGCTGGAGGGCATGATCAAGAACATCAGTCCGCAGTCGGAAGTCACGCCGCGCAGCATCAACGGCAACATCGTGCTGACCGGCAACGTGCCCGATTCCGAGACGGCCGAGCGCATCGGCGAAATGGCGACGATGGTGCAGGGGTCGGCCGTGCAGAATCATCTCAACGTCGTGGGGAATCAGCAGGTCATGCTGCGGGTCGTCGTGGCCGAGGTGAACAAGGAGGCGATGCGCCAGCTCGGGATCAACTGGGCGATCGGCGGCTCGGACTGGACGCGGGATTTCTTCCTCGCGAACAACCTGGGTCAGCTCAATCCGACGAACATCAGCAACAACGGCGTGACCAACATGGTCGTGAAGAATTCGCTGGGCGGCCAGTTGACCTACGCGTACAACCCGGTGCAGACCGGACCAAACACGAACATCACGTTTGGATTCCCCCGCGCGGAGCTGCAATTCTTCCTGAACGCGCTGCGCGAGAACAACCTCTCGCGCGTCCTGGCGGAGCCGAATCTCGTGGCGATCAGCGGCCAGACGGCGACGTTTCTGGCGGGGGGGGAAGTGCCGATCCCCGTGACCCAGGGCGGCGCCGTCGCGGGCGCGGTGACCATTGAATACAAGGAGTTCGGCGTTCGGCTCGCCTTCAATCCCACGGTGATGGAAGGGCAGTTGGTGCGCATTCACGTGATGACCGAGTTCAGCGACGCGATTCCGGGGGCGAGCGTCGTCGGCGGTCTGCCGGTGTTCACGTTCACGACGCGGCGCGTGGAGAGCACGGTCGAATGTGGAAACGGGCAGACGTTCGCAGTGGGCGGATTGCTAAGCGAGCGCGTGCAGGCGCTGGCGTCGAAGATCCCCGGCCTGGGCGATATCCCGGTGCTGGGCACGCTGTTCAGTTCGACCGAGTATCAGCGCGCGAACACGGAGCTGGTCATTCTTGTGACACCGCAACTGGTCGAGCCGATGGACCCGCAACAGGTTCCGCCCGTGCCGGGCCAGTTGATGACGCATCCGAACGATTTCGAATTGTTCGTGTTGCAGCAGCTTGAAGGGACTCCGCGTGAGCGGCCGGAGCCGGACGGTGTGCCGCGCGAGCACTTTGACGTGAAATCGCGACCGCAGGCATCCGCGGGTTGGCCCAGTTCGCAATTGGCGCTGGTCGGTCCGTGGGGGCTGTCGGAAGGGGACGAGTAA
- the cpaB gene encoding Flp pilus assembly protein CpaB: MKPRTIIPLVLGLGVGFFAIKMGVDLVQRAQGAGGDEAAVIVSAKPIEVATRITEGMLSTVRVSPKLVPRGAFTDKDRKALVGRVTAMTVAPGVPITASMLAPPGAEPGLRAIIPPGFRAVSVSVTEDSAVSGFIMPGSRVDVSAMGRDGVSKIILTDIEVGAVGQSMSEVGTDGKTVRVAKSVTLFVRPDQVGVLHAYTASGGRIRLAMRGDAKEASESFWAKLFQKSAGPREQPPAETAKVAVARNHVVDVVRGQEVQRYEFDASGALRGPCAGGAPYAEKRE, translated from the coding sequence ATGAAACCGCGAACGATCATTCCGTTGGTGCTGGGGCTGGGCGTTGGGTTCTTCGCCATCAAGATGGGCGTGGACCTTGTGCAGCGCGCGCAGGGCGCCGGCGGCGATGAAGCGGCGGTGATCGTGAGCGCCAAGCCGATCGAAGTGGCGACGCGCATTACGGAGGGGATGCTGTCGACGGTACGGGTGTCGCCGAAACTGGTTCCGCGCGGCGCGTTCACGGACAAGGACCGCAAGGCGCTGGTGGGTCGCGTGACCGCGATGACGGTTGCACCGGGCGTGCCGATCACGGCGTCGATGCTGGCGCCGCCAGGCGCCGAGCCGGGTCTGCGGGCGATTATTCCGCCGGGGTTTCGCGCGGTCAGCGTGAGCGTGACCGAGGACTCGGCGGTGTCGGGCTTCATCATGCCGGGGTCGCGGGTCGACGTGTCAGCGATGGGGCGCGACGGCGTGAGCAAGATCATCCTGACCGATATCGAGGTCGGCGCGGTGGGGCAGTCGATGAGCGAAGTCGGGACGGATGGCAAGACCGTGCGGGTGGCCAAGAGCGTGACGCTGTTTGTGCGGCCCGATCAGGTTGGCGTGCTGCACGCCTACACGGCGAGCGGCGGGCGAATCCGGCTGGCGATGCGCGGTGATGCAAAGGAAGCGAGCGAGTCGTTCTGGGCCAAGTTGTTCCAGAAGTCCGCGGGGCCGCGCGAGCAGCCGCCGGCGGAGACCGCCAAGGTGGCGGTGGCGCGGAATCACGTCGTGGACGTGGTTCGCGGTCAGGAAGTGCAGCGGTATGAGTTTGATGCAAGCGGCGCGCTCCGCGGCCCGTGTGCCGGCGGCGCGCCTTACGCGGAGAAACGCGAATGA
- a CDS encoding pilus assembly protein, producing MKQQNPKKQNPKLRTRTGRSGRRFARRGSAVVEAAVVAPLMITAMFGMMEAGYAFMVKQTVTLAAREGARAGVIPGGTMSDVQNAVDEAMGAANLSGYTTTSNIDDLGASDTDLTVTVSIPFSRASFTGSLLGGGSFQISSSTTMRREGLQEVDQAGASGIGP from the coding sequence ATGAAGCAGCAAAACCCGAAGAAGCAAAATCCGAAGCTGCGTACTCGAACCGGTCGAAGCGGTCGGCGTTTCGCGCGTCGCGGTAGCGCGGTGGTCGAGGCGGCGGTCGTCGCGCCGCTGATGATCACGGCGATGTTCGGCATGATGGAGGCCGGCTACGCCTTCATGGTCAAACAGACCGTGACGCTTGCGGCGCGCGAGGGCGCGCGGGCCGGGGTGATTCCCGGCGGCACGATGTCGGACGTTCAAAACGCGGTGGACGAGGCGATGGGGGCGGCCAACTTGAGCGGTTACACAACCACCTCAAACATCGATGATCTTGGTGCGTCGGACACCGATCTGACTGTGACCGTGTCGATTCCGTTCTCGCGGGCATCCTTCACTGGCAGCCTGCTGGGCGGCGGATCGTTTCAGATATCGTCGTCAACAACGATGCGGCGCGAAGGTCTGCAAGAGGTCGATCAGGCCGGCGCCAGCGGCATCGGGCCGTAA
- a CDS encoding prepilin peptidase produces MGFSDGMWTMAVLAPAMCLASWSDYRRRRVPNWLTGSLAMGGLAAGMMSGGWNGLSQAMLGLATGLVLLLGPWLIRAMGAGDVKYMAALGAWLGPAMTLRAVVAGGLLGGLMALATIVMRRQWSATAANVGTVMWKLTSARRALSDFGSVASLGGVNGVMPYAIPLSVGTFCVCWFQQMGWWVP; encoded by the coding sequence ATGGGTTTCTCCGACGGGATGTGGACGATGGCGGTACTGGCTCCGGCCATGTGCCTGGCCAGCTGGAGCGATTACCGGCGTCGTCGCGTTCCGAACTGGTTGACGGGTTCGCTGGCGATGGGCGGCCTGGCCGCCGGCATGATGAGCGGCGGTTGGAACGGGCTGTCGCAGGCGATGCTGGGCTTGGCGACGGGCCTGGTGTTGCTGTTGGGTCCGTGGTTGATCCGGGCGATGGGCGCAGGTGACGTGAAGTACATGGCGGCGCTGGGGGCGTGGCTGGGTCCGGCGATGACGCTGCGGGCCGTGGTGGCGGGTGGCCTGCTGGGCGGCCTGATGGCACTGGCGACGATTGTCATGCGACGACAGTGGTCGGCGACGGCGGCGAACGTCGGAACGGTGATGTGGAAGCTGACCTCGGCGCGTCGCGCGTTGAGTGACTTCGGATCGGTGGCGAGCCTGGGCGGTGTGAACGGCGTGATGCCGTATGCGATTCCGCTCTCGGTGGGGACCTTTTGTGTGTGTTGGTTTCAACAGATGGGATGGTGGGTGCCATGA
- a CDS encoding Flp family type IVb pilin, which translates to MNKFLNGLKAFIRDEEGATATEYAVMLALIIVIALGAISALGTKVSSTFADIEAAMP; encoded by the coding sequence ATGAATAAGTTTTTGAACGGTCTGAAGGCCTTCATTCGGGATGAGGAAGGCGCCACCGCGACGGAATACGCGGTCATGCTCGCGTTGATCATCGTGATCGCGCTGGGCGCGATCAGCGCGCTGGGCACGAAGGTGTCCAGCACGTTCGCCGACATCGAAGCCGCCATGCCGTAA